The genomic region TGCTCTTGATAGCGCAGGCAGAGCAACGTTCAGTGATCAATGGGACGGCTATACGGCGAACCGAAGCCGTATCCTGCAGGGCCTGTCACGATCCACCGTCACGAGCCCACTTGTCCTGAGCGGCGATGTGCATTCCTTTTGGGTCAACGACCTGAACGACAGCGGCGGGCGCCCGGTCGCAGGCGAAATCGTCACGTCCGCGCTAGCCGCGGCCTCACCCCCCAAGGGGCGCTTCGGCGACGCTCTAGCCAACAACGGCCACATACGGTTCTCCGACGTGGAGCAAGCCGGGTACGTACTGATCGACATCGGTCAAACGCAGCTAACCGCCGATCTTCGGGCGATCCGCGACCGTCAATCGGCCGATAGTCCTGTCGCCAGCATCGCCATGTTTGGGATGGCATGCGGAAGCCGCCGACTAGAGCGCGCGTGATTGCCCTCAAGCACGCTGGACCACCCGGGCGGCCGGGGTGGGCCGTCCTGTACATTTCGCAAATAGCTCGATCGCCTGATCGCAGACGAGGCAATGGCCTTCGCAGCAATCGTGCATGAGGAAGGCCACCAGGTCCGACAGCGCCGGGAAAATCGCGCTGTAGATGATCGACCGTCCCTCGCGACGGCTCACCACCAAACCAGCCTGTTCAAGCTGGCTAAGGTGAAAGGACAGGCGCGAGGGCGGCGTGCCGCCCAGCTCCTCGCCGATCGCGCCAGCAGAGCGGCCGTCTGCGCCTGCTACGACCAGCAGCCGAACAATGCGCAGCCGGGTCGCATTCGAGATGGCGGCGAACGCTGTCAGCGCTTGATTCTCATCCATGGTCAGCCCAATGGTTCAACATTATTTGAAATGTAGTCGCCCTGTTAGACGGCATAAGAGGCGATCGATGAACCTTAACCGGGTCGCCGCGAACGGGCCAGCCATCGCTCCTGTATCGCGGTCTTGCAGTGCGAAGTTCGCCGATAACCTGCTAATGCTACTTAGTCGCCATGGCTGGGTCGGTGCGCTTATTGCAATGTTCG from Sphingomonas sp. OV641 harbors:
- a CDS encoding helix-turn-helix transcriptional regulator, with amino-acid sequence MDENQALTAFAAISNATRLRIVRLLVVAGADGRSAGAIGEELGGTPPSRLSFHLSQLEQAGLVVSRREGRSIIYSAIFPALSDLVAFLMHDCCEGHCLVCDQAIELFAKCTGRPTPAARVVQRA